In candidate division KSB1 bacterium, the following proteins share a genomic window:
- a CDS encoding PorV/PorQ family protein, whose amino-acid sequence MSAQSSGTGANFLKIPVGPRPIGLGSAFTGVGDNVYTIYWNPAGIGLIRRWEISAMYNKYFADMYYGAISGLKQFQWLGSRKTGVGLGLFFHGIPEWKDDLNNEKASASNIMVSAALGQRLDWLSKNVSIGLNVKFARSTLVEYDAYTLATDFGILSRWDLFSHPFMIGATIQNIGFQTAFIKEKSPIPMGYRFGLSYRFLDCDYHHLLLATDLAKYKYSNWKLGLGAEYWFRNLIAVRSGYAFDKDDLGDFSFGVGVKLDAFNSGLQSDYTQSDFGDALGYTRSGAIGVFSVSPEPFYLISPQNGHIFGPQDTVKLCWEPVEDPDFCDEIRYRNIIDADSTKLKEMAEQICKYPTTKVQLMNDQIVYDASVRLTNLPPGTYFWNTIAIDRKGHTRLASATGYKHRKQGSESVRWFIQAAPDLIIRQIAFQPSATLPDLDDDTQGNVIIEVANIGNWTAYKFNVALSDSFDCEAITKVVAQFSVDSLRPRQSKKFSFLWKTNEIGRHHFIGQVDPDNRVFESNDSNNGNLCYAITIPRGNVFAAQEELKTKKVIFSYYEIPIVPLVFFAQGSNIVDDDFYREDRIKPMPLLKVIAERLIQHPEFKIQLAGYIDPITEKGQNHLAAERMQKVREILVDSLGVPAHQIGLHSNYDIAQRRLERAPEPMVNAENRRVEILFNSDKLEDHFALFGPLEISHPPQISDGLVFISHLKAFVDISSWQLIIQESPSRNNVYRIAFRIDPETHPIDMIDSTVWIGRDNENRLVTLNQRYNYFVYVQDRFGREFTSDTKEFYLKCDMIEDQEVQVHLNQFDSPKEFFAFNELRIDNLVERLCQSESLKVKFNGYACDIGGFSYNVNLAHQRAETYLELMRKKLKTKCPSVAIEEKLVPIDPVDVLIKKYTGHPGSYAEPFQYLNPCSLKEYVFPLDDPYGKILSRRVDIILLKKPKATEVK is encoded by the coding sequence TTGTCTGCTCAATCAAGCGGGACAGGTGCTAACTTTTTGAAGATTCCAGTTGGTCCCCGACCGATTGGATTAGGTTCAGCGTTTACTGGTGTTGGTGATAATGTTTATACCATTTACTGGAACCCTGCGGGGATCGGATTAATTCGCCGCTGGGAAATATCAGCCATGTATAATAAGTATTTCGCTGATATGTATTATGGCGCAATCTCTGGCTTGAAGCAATTTCAATGGTTAGGAAGCAGAAAAACGGGTGTTGGATTGGGTCTATTTTTTCATGGAATTCCTGAGTGGAAGGATGATCTAAATAATGAAAAGGCCAGCGCCAGCAATATTATGGTTTCAGCCGCGTTGGGGCAGCGACTGGATTGGCTATCGAAAAATGTGTCGATCGGTTTGAATGTAAAGTTTGCTCGAAGCACTTTGGTTGAATATGACGCTTACACTTTAGCCACCGATTTTGGGATTCTATCCAGATGGGATTTATTCAGTCATCCATTCATGATTGGGGCAACGATCCAAAACATAGGGTTTCAAACCGCTTTCATCAAAGAAAAATCGCCTATTCCTATGGGGTATCGATTTGGACTTAGTTATCGTTTCCTCGATTGCGATTACCACCATTTACTGCTTGCCACAGACCTGGCCAAATATAAGTATAGCAATTGGAAGCTGGGGCTCGGAGCAGAATATTGGTTCCGAAATTTAATTGCTGTTCGGAGCGGGTATGCATTTGACAAAGATGATTTGGGTGATTTTTCGTTCGGTGTGGGCGTTAAGCTGGATGCCTTCAATTCGGGGTTGCAATCCGATTACACGCAATCTGATTTCGGTGATGCGCTAGGTTATACTCGATCCGGCGCGATCGGGGTATTTTCCGTGAGTCCCGAGCCATTTTACCTGATATCGCCCCAAAATGGTCACATTTTTGGTCCTCAGGATACAGTCAAATTATGTTGGGAGCCGGTGGAAGACCCCGATTTTTGTGATGAAATCCGGTATCGGAATATTATCGATGCTGATTCAACCAAGCTGAAAGAAATGGCTGAGCAGATTTGCAAATATCCAACTACAAAAGTCCAATTAATGAATGATCAAATCGTATATGACGCATCCGTTCGATTGACAAATCTTCCTCCCGGAACTTATTTTTGGAACACCATCGCAATTGATCGAAAAGGTCATACGCGGTTGGCATCTGCGACCGGTTATAAACATCGAAAACAAGGCTCTGAAAGCGTCCGCTGGTTCATTCAGGCAGCCCCGGATCTGATAATTAGGCAGATTGCATTTCAGCCATCTGCTACATTGCCTGATTTGGATGACGATACCCAAGGAAATGTTATAATCGAAGTCGCCAACATCGGCAATTGGACTGCTTACAAATTTAATGTGGCATTAAGCGATTCTTTCGATTGTGAAGCAATTACGAAAGTCGTAGCGCAATTCAGTGTTGATAGCTTAAGACCAAGGCAATCGAAAAAGTTCTCATTTCTTTGGAAAACCAATGAAATCGGTCGACATCATTTCATTGGTCAAGTCGATCCAGATAATCGAGTGTTCGAATCGAATGATAGCAATAATGGAAACTTATGTTACGCGATTACGATCCCCCGTGGGAATGTATTCGCTGCTCAAGAAGAATTAAAAACGAAAAAAGTTATTTTTAGCTATTATGAAATTCCGATCGTCCCTTTGGTTTTTTTCGCCCAAGGATCGAATATTGTAGACGATGATTTCTACCGAGAAGATAGAATAAAGCCCATGCCGTTGCTTAAAGTCATCGCTGAGCGTCTGATCCAGCATCCTGAATTCAAAATTCAATTGGCTGGCTATATTGATCCGATTACCGAAAAAGGTCAAAATCATTTAGCTGCGGAACGAATGCAAAAAGTTAGAGAGATTTTGGTGGACTCGTTAGGTGTGCCGGCGCATCAGATCGGGTTACATTCAAACTATGATATTGCTCAACGGCGCTTGGAACGAGCCCCTGAGCCAATGGTCAATGCGGAGAATCGTCGTGTTGAGATTCTGTTTAACTCTGACAAGCTTGAAGACCATTTTGCACTATTCGGCCCCTTAGAAATCTCTCACCCGCCTCAAATCAGCGATGGTCTGGTTTTCATTTCCCATTTAAAAGCGTTTGTTGATATTTCTTCATGGCAGTTAATTATTCAGGAGAGCCCTAGCAGAAATAATGTATATCGAATAGCATTTCGAATTGATCCAGAGACTCATCCGATCGACATGATCGACAGCACCGTCTGGATCGGCAGGGATAACGAAAACCGATTAGTGACCTTAAATCAACGCTACAATTATTTCGTTTATGTTCAAGATCGTTTTGGACGCGAATTTACCTCTGATACCAAGGAGTTTTATTTGAAATGTGATATGATAGAAGACCAGGAGGTGCAGGTGCATCTCAACCAGTTCGACAGTCCCAAGGAATTTTTTGCATTTAATGAATTAAGAATAGATAATCTGGTCGAGCGCTTGTGTCAGTCCGAATCGCTCAAGGTGAAATTCAATGGTTATGCATGCGATATCGGAGGCTTCTCTTACAATGTAAATTTGGCCCATCAGCGCGCTGA
- a CDS encoding VWA domain-containing protein has protein sequence MKRTSFPMSRYVLLFTGLALFLFKFYFPALIDRNLVAGTASSIQNSSQQNLAKPMQPDPWIKITVEPSLIKIYPGGKVSPTDTLEFTVIFGNKGTRSMESVVIQCFPPNMSIPVGKAPLTQWGQQISTTPAGIINDPKLTVNSLNPKLLELIEWEISSIPPASETEIDANQIVFTLILDVVEILNRTSASFDLQCWIGMFYKSNLSQPEAFHVVTIRVEIVPDLEIEKNAVPSTVLPGDTTTILLSSKNHSRRDLDDVIITDLFWSSKGNVDQCIEIISIDIPASDNTLPNLEWRNLSYPKEMTEWRRILITVGAKPYEELKSLFRGEPIVISDKAVIIYGSERLDSTTASFQIVARDLVPKLEPKIFGNYASPGFPLLLHTWIKNIGSTPTYEQFYVKIWMNDQRKTPFFDQLIANRIEAGDSLYFAVETPALPEGEGHYKFYFEIDYLNQVSEIVETNNIDSILVTAKLQSLKTTVNNSTWSDRVNILDRSPAFPEPIFSYIQVTDQNYHYIRGLADVNSWSSMDWVTPIGAKVREIWKPIQEYHGENNQVPSVRDISSLNIARIDENFSNGFSVAMIIDANIEPADTSNTNTAARTLIRQMRSQDKMAIIQFSGSVHLATDFTADTAALMNVIQKPLPASNDHRLYDAIFSGIEQTALTHGRKAVFVYTSSPNSGSFHGLNDVIHHADTLGVPVFVFGFGNADQANLKRLAEETGGIFIYEKDTRDMWYIFKLFAEMFKNHYVLAHTTTDTTRDGTWRLVDITVNYPAIGLVDSDIGKYKAPNIGVDLSVMITATTDSFSVGGSYPIQYVVPNEIYSYHISYENQGSIPCYNAVLKNILSKYVDVVPGTFSCSPASTSADQHQLFWQIDSLMPGERSSINFDVQVKKLMPKWQIAIIDSALILHNQDEKPENNISTNIVFKKREDVPPPVIRAMPEKIRPHDPITIELQVFEIFVEWDLLVYFEDGAIVTTYADSFIAPHTPLLPVDSADQWYRIIPDFTDTWKRTDKQQEKIRFKFNGINRDSQKVEAEDTVTVEAEFECRVHPIVIKPAVPGESDRSFIDLVLPKDHVATASIYNVAGELVRKLPETPNLLAGERYNEILSWDGRDDNGNLVASDVYVIVIKAGSNQTSKKVIVIR, from the coding sequence GTGAAACGAACTTCCTTTCCTATGAGTAGATACGTGTTGCTCTTTACTGGCTTAGCTTTGTTCTTGTTTAAGTTTTATTTTCCTGCCCTTATTGATAGAAACCTTGTGGCTGGTACTGCAAGCTCTATTCAAAATTCGTCTCAACAAAACCTCGCTAAACCGATGCAACCAGATCCTTGGATAAAAATAACGGTTGAACCAAGCTTAATCAAAATTTATCCCGGGGGAAAGGTCTCTCCAACGGATACACTTGAATTCACGGTTATATTCGGCAATAAAGGGACGCGGTCGATGGAGTCTGTTGTAATACAATGCTTCCCACCGAATATGTCAATACCAGTTGGAAAGGCTCCTTTAACTCAATGGGGGCAACAAATCTCAACGACGCCTGCTGGGATAATAAATGATCCGAAACTTACGGTGAATTCGCTTAATCCCAAGCTTCTCGAATTGATCGAATGGGAAATTAGCTCGATTCCCCCTGCTTCAGAAACCGAAATTGATGCCAATCAGATTGTTTTTACTCTCATTTTGGATGTAGTTGAAATTTTAAATAGGACCAGTGCTTCATTCGATCTGCAATGCTGGATTGGCATGTTCTACAAATCCAATTTATCTCAGCCAGAGGCGTTTCACGTGGTCACGATCCGTGTTGAGATCGTGCCAGACCTCGAGATAGAAAAAAATGCGGTGCCGAGCACTGTTTTGCCAGGTGATACTACCACCATTCTTTTAAGTTCTAAGAACCATAGCAGAAGAGATCTGGATGATGTCATCATCACAGATCTTTTTTGGAGCTCGAAAGGCAATGTTGATCAATGTATCGAAATCATATCTATCGATATTCCCGCGAGCGATAATACGCTTCCAAATCTTGAATGGAGAAACTTATCTTATCCGAAGGAAATGACCGAATGGAGGCGTATTTTGATCACTGTGGGCGCCAAACCTTATGAAGAGCTAAAATCATTATTCCGAGGTGAGCCAATCGTCATCTCAGACAAAGCAGTGATAATATACGGATCAGAGAGATTGGATAGCACGACCGCTTCTTTTCAAATCGTGGCACGCGACTTAGTACCGAAGTTAGAGCCGAAAATTTTCGGTAACTATGCGTCCCCAGGTTTTCCATTGCTGCTCCATACTTGGATTAAAAACATTGGATCCACGCCAACTTATGAGCAATTCTATGTCAAAATTTGGATGAACGATCAGAGGAAAACGCCATTTTTCGATCAGCTCATCGCAAATAGAATCGAGGCCGGCGATAGCCTTTATTTTGCCGTAGAAACGCCTGCCTTGCCAGAGGGAGAAGGCCACTATAAGTTTTATTTTGAAATCGATTATTTGAACCAGGTTTCTGAAATAGTTGAAACGAATAATATCGATTCGATTCTGGTGACTGCTAAGCTTCAATCGCTCAAAACCACGGTGAACAATTCAACTTGGTCGGATCGGGTGAACATATTGGATAGGTCGCCAGCTTTTCCTGAGCCCATTTTTTCATATATCCAGGTAACCGATCAAAACTATCATTATATTCGGGGATTGGCGGATGTTAATAGCTGGTCCTCGATGGACTGGGTCACTCCCATTGGAGCGAAAGTTCGGGAGATATGGAAACCTATCCAAGAATATCATGGGGAGAATAACCAGGTTCCTTCCGTAAGAGATATCTCTTCGTTGAATATTGCGCGGATTGATGAGAATTTTTCTAATGGTTTCTCAGTGGCAATGATTATCGACGCAAATATTGAACCTGCTGATACCAGCAACACGAATACCGCGGCCAGAACCCTTATTCGGCAAATGAGATCTCAAGATAAGATGGCCATTATCCAATTCAGCGGGAGCGTCCATTTGGCCACAGATTTTACAGCAGATACAGCAGCGCTGATGAACGTGATCCAAAAACCTCTACCAGCTTCGAATGATCATCGATTGTATGACGCAATTTTTTCTGGCATTGAACAAACTGCACTTACCCATGGCAGAAAAGCGGTATTCGTATATACTTCATCGCCAAATTCTGGTAGCTTTCATGGTTTGAATGATGTCATTCATCATGCTGATACCCTGGGAGTACCTGTTTTCGTTTTCGGTTTTGGCAATGCGGATCAGGCAAATCTCAAACGACTGGCGGAGGAAACTGGAGGCATTTTCATTTATGAAAAAGATACGCGAGATATGTGGTACATTTTCAAGCTATTTGCTGAAATGTTCAAGAACCATTACGTGCTGGCCCATACGACCACGGACACTACACGGGATGGGACTTGGCGTCTGGTCGATATAACGGTCAATTATCCTGCCATAGGTCTTGTCGATTCGGATATTGGAAAATACAAGGCTCCCAATATTGGTGTGGATCTATCTGTCATGATCACAGCCACGACCGACTCTTTCAGTGTAGGAGGAAGCTATCCAATTCAATATGTGGTGCCAAATGAGATTTATAGCTACCACATCAGCTATGAGAATCAGGGATCAATTCCATGTTATAATGCGGTGCTGAAAAATATTTTATCAAAATACGTCGATGTAGTACCTGGTACTTTTAGTTGCAGTCCGGCAAGCACATCTGCTGATCAGCATCAGTTGTTCTGGCAAATTGATTCATTAATGCCTGGTGAAAGAAGCTCAATTAATTTTGATGTTCAGGTCAAAAAGTTGATGCCAAAATGGCAGATCGCGATCATTGATTCAGCACTCATTTTGCATAATCAGGATGAAAAGCCAGAAAACAATATTTCAACGAACATCGTTTTTAAGAAGCGCGAGGACGTTCCTCCGCCAGTTATCAGAGCCATGCCTGAAAAAATTCGGCCTCACGATCCAATCACAATTGAGCTCCAAGTTTTCGAGATATTTGTTGAGTGGGATCTTCTCGTCTACTTTGAGGATGGAGCGATTGTAACTACCTATGCAGATTCATTCATTGCACCTCATACACCACTTTTGCCAGTGGATTCAGCGGATCAATGGTATCGGATCATTCCAGATTTTACTGATACCTGGAAGCGCACCGATAAACAGCAGGAGAAAATTAGGTTCAAATTCAACGGCATAAATAGAGATTCACAGAAAGTTGAGGCGGAGGATACTGTCACGGTAGAAGCAGAGTTCGAATGTAGGGTCCATCCCATCGTCATTAAGCCTGCTGTACCTGGCGAATCAGATCGGTCTTTTATCGATTTGGTGCTGCCCAAAGATCATGTAGCGACTGCCTCCATCTATAATGTTGCTGGGGAATTGGTGAGAAAATTACCAGAAACTCCAAATTTGCTGGCTGGAGAAAGATACAATGAAATTTTATCTTGGGATGGAAGGGATGATAACGGCAATCTGGTTGCCAGTGACGTCTATGTCATCGTCATCAAGGCTGGCTCGAATCAAACATCGAAAAAAGTTATCGTGATCCGATAA
- a CDS encoding ABC transporter substrate-binding protein, translated as MIRKIFWALLIMLIVWNCAGRSKKNKPQILVSPKGLVHSFWVTVKAGADSAGKEFNADVIWKGPTQETDIAGQIAIIEDYVNKGVDAIVLAACDAQGLIPVLEKAQQRGIPVITIDSGVDSDLPISFIATDNILAAQKAAQKLAELIGEQGKVACIPFIPGAATSNWREQGFVSEIKKYPNIALLPIRYSQSEVAVGMAVTEDILTAHPDLKGIFAANEAGTIGVIQALKSKNKIGQVRVVGFDAAPNEVKALQAGEVDALIVQDPFKMGYEGVKAAIKVLAGEVVPRRIDTGVYIVTRENLDQPEIQRLIR; from the coding sequence ATGATCAGGAAAATTTTTTGGGCATTACTTATTATGTTAATTGTTTGGAATTGTGCAGGGAGATCTAAAAAAAATAAACCTCAAATATTGGTCTCACCCAAAGGGTTGGTTCATTCCTTTTGGGTAACGGTAAAAGCGGGGGCAGACTCGGCCGGAAAAGAATTCAATGCAGATGTGATCTGGAAGGGCCCTACACAGGAGACTGATATTGCAGGGCAGATCGCGATTATCGAGGATTATGTGAACAAAGGCGTAGATGCGATAGTTTTGGCAGCATGCGATGCTCAAGGGCTGATTCCTGTTTTGGAAAAAGCCCAACAACGCGGCATCCCAGTCATCACAATTGACTCGGGAGTAGATTCCGATTTGCCAATCAGCTTTATTGCAACCGATAATATTCTCGCAGCACAGAAGGCAGCCCAAAAATTGGCTGAATTGATCGGAGAACAAGGGAAAGTGGCTTGTATTCCATTTATTCCTGGAGCTGCGACCTCGAATTGGCGGGAACAAGGATTCGTCTCCGAAATAAAAAAATACCCCAATATAGCGTTGCTCCCAATTCGATATTCTCAAAGTGAGGTAGCTGTTGGCATGGCAGTGACCGAAGATATACTTACGGCCCACCCAGATCTAAAAGGGATTTTTGCTGCCAACGAAGCTGGTACGATTGGAGTCATCCAAGCATTGAAGTCCAAAAATAAGATTGGCCAGGTGAGAGTTGTGGGTTTCGATGCCGCCCCGAATGAAGTAAAAGCGCTTCAAGCTGGTGAAGTCGACGCGCTGATCGTTCAAGATCCATTTAAAATGGGATACGAAGGAGTAAAGGCCGCCATAAAAGTATTAGCTGGAGAGGTGGTTCCGAGACGAATTGATACCGGCGTCTATATTGTGACCCGCGAGAATCTCGATCAGCCAGAGATTCAACGTTTGATCCGTTAG
- a CDS encoding ABC transporter permease, with the protein MKPIAIYFRKLASLLSLFIIVILLTVLSPHFLTVENMLSIGLQMSVIAIMSIGQVWIIISGGIDLSVGSVLALSGVSTTLLIANGVNLILASAVGIAVGAFCGFINGFLTAVGKLPPFISTLGMMGIARGMALIVTKGVPIFGLPEQFAILGNGRIAGLIPIPVVITILLGLFGHIVLTHTPFGRYSYAIGSNFEAARLSGIRTTRTMIYIYLLAGFLYGLSGVVLASRLSTGQPTSGLGYELDVIAACVIGGASLSGGSGTIWGAILGALVIGVLRNGCNLLDISAFWQQVAIGIIIVIAVFIDQYQKRR; encoded by the coding sequence ATGAAACCGATCGCAATCTATTTTCGAAAACTGGCATCGTTATTAAGTCTATTCATCATCGTCATTCTTCTGACCGTACTTTCCCCGCATTTTTTGACCGTGGAGAATATGCTCTCGATCGGACTCCAAATGTCCGTAATTGCCATAATGTCGATCGGACAGGTCTGGATTATTATCTCTGGCGGAATCGATCTCTCCGTTGGTTCTGTGCTGGCGTTGTCTGGCGTTTCAACCACTCTGTTGATTGCAAATGGAGTAAATTTGATCTTAGCAAGTGCAGTTGGCATTGCTGTGGGGGCATTTTGCGGTTTCATCAACGGATTTCTAACGGCAGTTGGTAAATTGCCACCTTTTATTTCAACCTTAGGAATGATGGGAATTGCGAGGGGCATGGCGCTGATTGTTACCAAGGGAGTGCCCATTTTCGGATTGCCAGAACAATTTGCCATTCTCGGCAATGGCCGAATTGCAGGGTTGATTCCAATCCCAGTGGTAATCACGATCCTATTGGGACTTTTCGGCCATATCGTTTTGACTCATACGCCGTTCGGGCGCTACAGCTATGCGATCGGCAGCAATTTCGAAGCTGCCCGTCTTTCTGGAATTCGCACCACTCGAACAATGATCTATATCTATTTATTAGCTGGTTTTCTGTACGGCCTTTCAGGCGTAGTTTTGGCTTCCCGATTGAGTACTGGACAGCCGACTTCAGGCCTTGGTTATGAACTTGACGTCATTGCAGCCTGCGTAATAGGCGGCGCAAGCCTGAGTGGTGGGAGCGGTACTATTTGGGGTGCCATACTGGGGGCATTGGTGATCGGCGTGTTACGCAACGGCTGCAATCTGCTCGACATCTCCGCTTTTTGGCAGCAAGTGGCCATCGGCATAATTATCGTTATTGCCGTTTTTATCGACCAATATCAAAAACGACGGTGA
- a CDS encoding DUF5989 family protein, whose translation MSKFSIVSELWQFLKHRKKWWLGPIILFLLLLGFLIVFIEGSALAPLIYAIF comes from the coding sequence ATGAGCAAATTTTCAATCGTTTCAGAGTTGTGGCAATTTTTGAAGCACCGAAAGAAGTGGTGGTTAGGGCCCATTATTTTATTTTTGCTCCTACTTGGATTTTTGATCGTTTTTATCGAGGGATCGGCTCTGGCCCCGCTCATTTACGCGATTTTTTGA